A part of Molothrus aeneus isolate 106 unplaced genomic scaffold, BPBGC_Maene_1.0 scaffold_30, whole genome shotgun sequence genomic DNA contains:
- the LOC136570131 gene encoding interferon regulatory factor 9-like isoform X1 — protein MAEGGPRRLRPWLLAQLQSGRFPGLQWDDAAQTALRIPWAHGGRSGARDGAGAALCKAWAEYKGRLRPGDPPDPAGWKTRLRCALARSPEFRQLPGRGRSDGPCPYRVYRVLPAREPKPPRGRQSQKEAGLSPTEPLPPTPPPESQDGTPDEEKPAEPPPPEVLPLRIEVESAEPLPPTHGDAALLLRLRRGPALVWEGAVPPGEYLLSPPSRQGAEPPPLPRLVLPVGAGPGLLLSSAPRGLFLRLRPGDGPAPGVVRGPHVPHGPLQQGALLQPFDAQRFREELERHRAGLGPLPLHRVTLELRPHEEGEGLLLELEQAFAQRLLDTLGTPPGQ, from the exons ATGGCGGAGGGCGGCCCGCGGCGGCTGCGGCCGTGGCTgctggctcagctgcagagcGGGCGCTTCCCGGGTTTGCAATGGGACGACGCGGCCCAGACGGCGCTCAGGATCCCCTGGGCCCACGGCGGGAGGAGCGGGGCCCGCgacggggcgggggcggcgctaTGCAAA GCGTGGGCGGAGTACAAGGGGCGGCTCCGGCCCGGGGACCCCCCCGACCCCGCGGGGTGGAAGACGCGGCTGCGCTGCGCCCTGGCCCGGAGCCCCGAGTTCCGGCAGctgccggggcggggccgctcGGACGGGCCCTGCCCCTACCGCGTGTACCGGGTGCTGCCCGCCCGCG AGCCCAAGCCCCCCAGGGGCCGGCAGAGCCAGAAGGAGGCGGGGTTGAGCCCCACGGAGCCCCTCCCACCGACACCGCCCCCCGAGAGCCAGGACGGGACCCCGGATGAGGAAAAGCCCG CAGAGCCTCCGCCCCCGGAAGTGCTGCCCCTGCGAATCGAGGTGGAGAGCGCAGAGCCCCTCCCCCCCACGCACG GGGACGcggcgctgctgctgcggctgcgCCGAGGCCCCGCCCTGGTCTGGGAGGGGGCGGTGCCTCCTGGTGAGTACCTGCTGAGTCCTCCCAGCCGCCAGGGGGCGGAGCCACCGCCACTGCCGCGATTGGTGCTTCCggtgggggcggggccggggctgctgctcagcagcgcCCCCCGGGGGCTCTTCCTGCGCCTGCGCCCCGGCGacggccccgcccccggggTCGTGAGGGGCCCCCACGTGCCCCATGGGCCCCTCCAGCAGGGGGCGCTGCTGCAGCCGTTTGACGCCCAACGATTCCGGGAGG AGTTGGAGCGGcaccgggccgggctcgggccCCTCCCCCTGCACCGCGTGACCCTGGAGCTCCGCCCCCatgaggagggggaggggctgctgctggag
- the LOC136570131 gene encoding interferon regulatory factor 9-like isoform X2 has translation MAEGGPRRLRPWLLAQLQSGRFPGLQWDDAAQTALRIPWAHGGRSGARDGAGAALCKAWAEYKGRLRPGDPPDPAGWKTRLRCALARSPEFRQLPGRGRSDGPCPYRVYRVLPAREPKPPRGRQSQKEAGLSPTEPLPPTPPPESQDGTPDEEKPEPPPPEVLPLRIEVESAEPLPPTHGDAALLLRLRRGPALVWEGAVPPGEYLLSPPSRQGAEPPPLPRLVLPVGAGPGLLLSSAPRGLFLRLRPGDGPAPGVVRGPHVPHGPLQQGALLQPFDAQRFREELERHRAGLGPLPLHRVTLELRPHEEGEGLLLELEQAFAQRLLDTLGTPPGQ, from the exons ATGGCGGAGGGCGGCCCGCGGCGGCTGCGGCCGTGGCTgctggctcagctgcagagcGGGCGCTTCCCGGGTTTGCAATGGGACGACGCGGCCCAGACGGCGCTCAGGATCCCCTGGGCCCACGGCGGGAGGAGCGGGGCCCGCgacggggcgggggcggcgctaTGCAAA GCGTGGGCGGAGTACAAGGGGCGGCTCCGGCCCGGGGACCCCCCCGACCCCGCGGGGTGGAAGACGCGGCTGCGCTGCGCCCTGGCCCGGAGCCCCGAGTTCCGGCAGctgccggggcggggccgctcGGACGGGCCCTGCCCCTACCGCGTGTACCGGGTGCTGCCCGCCCGCG AGCCCAAGCCCCCCAGGGGCCGGCAGAGCCAGAAGGAGGCGGGGTTGAGCCCCACGGAGCCCCTCCCACCGACACCGCCCCCCGAGAGCCAGGACGGGACCCCGGATGAGGAAAAGCCCG AGCCTCCGCCCCCGGAAGTGCTGCCCCTGCGAATCGAGGTGGAGAGCGCAGAGCCCCTCCCCCCCACGCACG GGGACGcggcgctgctgctgcggctgcgCCGAGGCCCCGCCCTGGTCTGGGAGGGGGCGGTGCCTCCTGGTGAGTACCTGCTGAGTCCTCCCAGCCGCCAGGGGGCGGAGCCACCGCCACTGCCGCGATTGGTGCTTCCggtgggggcggggccggggctgctgctcagcagcgcCCCCCGGGGGCTCTTCCTGCGCCTGCGCCCCGGCGacggccccgcccccggggTCGTGAGGGGCCCCCACGTGCCCCATGGGCCCCTCCAGCAGGGGGCGCTGCTGCAGCCGTTTGACGCCCAACGATTCCGGGAGG AGTTGGAGCGGcaccgggccgggctcgggccCCTCCCCCTGCACCGCGTGACCCTGGAGCTCCGCCCCCatgaggagggggaggggctgctgctggag